A stretch of Paenibacillus mucilaginosus 3016 DNA encodes these proteins:
- a CDS encoding citrate/2-methylcitrate synthase: MMVKGLEGIIAAETQISLVDGTKGHLVYRGQWAKDLAVRHTFEESAYLLWHGALPTPLQLAEFKNELARGRRLTPELRSLLEAIPPHTPLMNTLQAAVTALAGNAPAWPPALEQAVQLTALLPTLIAYRRHQLSGTPLSEGADTEEDHAAYYLHLLSGHPASEAQVRALNAYMVLAMEHGLNASTFAARVVASTESDLYSAVGAAIGAMKGPLHGGAPSGVIRLLDSIGTADRAEPVLRAMLERGERLMGFGHRVYKTRDPRAEALREVCAGLAGGDPWLDLARDTEETAIRLLAEYKPGRALYTNVEFYAAAVMRAAAMPTELFTPTFTAARIVGWTTHVLEQAQHNRIYRPQSLYTGNMPASDA, translated from the coding sequence ATGATGGTCAAAGGCTTGGAAGGCATCATAGCCGCCGAGACGCAAATTTCTCTCGTAGACGGAACGAAGGGGCATCTGGTATACCGCGGGCAATGGGCGAAAGACCTCGCCGTTCGACATACCTTCGAGGAGTCCGCCTACCTGCTGTGGCACGGCGCGCTCCCTACCCCGCTCCAGCTTGCAGAGTTCAAAAACGAGCTGGCCCGGGGCCGGCGGCTGACCCCTGAGCTGCGGAGCCTGCTCGAGGCGATTCCCCCGCACACGCCGCTGATGAACACTCTGCAAGCAGCAGTCACCGCCCTGGCCGGAAACGCACCCGCTTGGCCGCCTGCCCTGGAGCAGGCCGTACAGCTTACGGCTCTGCTTCCGACCCTCATTGCGTACCGCCGGCATCAGCTCAGCGGCACGCCGCTAAGTGAAGGGGCGGATACAGAAGAGGATCACGCCGCGTATTACCTGCACCTTTTGTCCGGCCACCCGGCATCCGAGGCTCAGGTCCGCGCCCTGAACGCCTATATGGTCCTGGCGATGGAGCACGGGCTGAATGCATCCACCTTCGCAGCCCGCGTCGTGGCCTCCACCGAATCGGACCTGTACTCGGCGGTGGGAGCCGCCATCGGTGCGATGAAAGGCCCTCTGCACGGAGGCGCCCCCTCCGGGGTAATCCGGCTGCTGGACTCCATCGGGACAGCGGATCGAGCGGAGCCCGTACTCCGGGCCATGCTGGAGCGCGGCGAGCGCCTTATGGGCTTCGGGCATCGCGTGTACAAAACACGGGACCCGCGCGCCGAAGCGCTCCGCGAGGTTTGCGCCGGACTTGCCGGCGGAGACCCTTGGCTTGATCTTGCCAGAGATACCGAGGAGACGGCCATCCGGCTGCTCGCCGAATACAAACCGGGCCGGGCGCTCTACACGAATGTCGAGTTCTACGCGGCCGCCGTCATGCGGGCCGCCGCCATGCCGACCGAGCTCTTCACGCCAACCTTCACCGCCGCCCGGATTGTCGGCTGGACCACCCATGTGCTGGAACAGGCGCAGCACAACCGGATTTACCGACCGCAGTCCCTCTATACAGGGAACATGCCCGCCTCAGATGCTTAA
- a CDS encoding NAD(P)/FAD-dependent oxidoreductase: protein MLYDCAIIGGGPAGLNAALVLGRARRKVLLFDDNGARGLVTRESHGFLTRDGIQPREFRRFAQEELGKYPSVSLVFEQVLHADRKGAVFALATNSGFTAASRTLILAAGFREVLPSIPGIREFYGRSLFNCPYCDGWELRDKPLVLVSDGPHLIGMTKLLYNWSRDLLLCTNGWSGLTARQVKAFEERGIRLQTQPISALTGEEGRLEDVVFQDGMRVRREGGFVKTQWVQSAPFGYRLGCRVNGHGGFLTDARGRTSVPGVFAAGDTAVSGPTQQIIAAAEGSRAAMGVNQLLTDEDLGW from the coding sequence GTGCTGTACGACTGCGCGATTATCGGCGGAGGGCCGGCGGGCTTGAATGCCGCGCTGGTGCTGGGCAGGGCGAGGCGGAAGGTGCTGCTGTTCGATGACAACGGGGCCCGGGGGCTGGTAACCCGGGAATCCCACGGATTCCTGACCAGGGATGGGATTCAGCCAAGGGAGTTCCGCCGCTTCGCCCAGGAAGAGCTGGGAAAGTATCCGTCCGTCTCCCTTGTGTTCGAGCAGGTGCTGCATGCGGACCGGAAGGGGGCTGTCTTTGCGCTGGCAACGAATTCCGGCTTCACTGCCGCATCCAGAACATTGATCCTTGCGGCCGGCTTCAGGGAAGTGCTTCCCTCGATCCCGGGCATCCGGGAATTCTATGGGCGGAGCTTGTTCAACTGTCCTTATTGCGACGGATGGGAGTTGAGGGATAAACCGCTTGTCTTGGTGTCGGACGGCCCGCATCTGATCGGCATGACCAAGCTGCTGTACAACTGGAGCCGGGATCTGCTGCTCTGTACGAACGGCTGGAGCGGATTGACGGCGCGGCAAGTGAAGGCGTTCGAAGAGCGGGGCATCCGCCTGCAGACCCAGCCTATCTCCGCATTGACCGGAGAGGAGGGGCGGCTGGAGGACGTGGTGTTTCAGGACGGCATGAGGGTCCGGAGAGAGGGCGGATTCGTCAAAACCCAGTGGGTGCAGAGCGCTCCCTTCGGTTACCGGCTGGGCTGCCGGGTCAACGGACACGGAGGCTTCCTGACGGACGCCAGGGGAAGAACGTCGGTTCCGGGAGTGTTCGCAGCCGGAGACACGGCCGTCTCCGGGCCGACTCAACAGATCATCGCGGCTGCAGAAGGCAGCAGGGCGGCAATGGGAGTGAACCAGCTCCTGACCGATGAGGACTTGGGCTGGTAG
- a CDS encoding serine hydrolase domain-containing protein produces MELQREADSRFNPAAVHVKCSMGALSASGAAVVIIHNGAIACESYWGRHSDQPGARCIQEDSRFHVASVRKSYIGFAAAWALQQGYMGSMDDEVSGYLPEENAGVLEGVTFRHLLTHTHGLKVEGGRITRNFPAGTSWKYRSIGVELLTRMIKRASGCTVAHILEEQVFRPLAFSESGWYPPGAHERLVEVLYDPRDPYWSEAECAGTEGDQSNLYVSARELAYWGYLHLRSGSIRGWPEVSAEVIRTSTTLQSPSLPDPEHPRNGCFWFIQDRPSRRTELGERVPRGSYQILGYTGAAVLVIPSHQVVAVRMLNRAGSTPGYDYLADIRGFGDTVAGCL; encoded by the coding sequence ATGGAGCTGCAAAGGGAAGCGGATTCCCGGTTTAATCCTGCAGCGGTGCATGTGAAATGCTCCATGGGAGCTCTATCGGCCTCCGGGGCGGCAGTGGTCATTATACATAACGGTGCGATCGCCTGTGAGTCGTACTGGGGGCGGCATTCCGATCAGCCGGGAGCGCGGTGCATACAGGAGGATTCCCGGTTTCATGTCGCTTCGGTCCGCAAAAGCTATATCGGGTTCGCGGCGGCCTGGGCACTGCAGCAGGGATACATGGGCTCGATGGATGACGAGGTATCCGGCTATCTGCCGGAGGAGAATGCCGGCGTGCTGGAAGGCGTCACGTTCCGGCATCTGCTAACGCATACCCACGGTCTGAAAGTGGAAGGGGGGCGGATCACCCGGAATTTTCCTGCCGGGACTTCATGGAAATACCGCAGCATCGGGGTGGAGCTGCTGACGCGGATGATCAAGCGGGCGTCGGGCTGCACGGTTGCGCACATTCTGGAGGAACAGGTCTTCCGTCCGCTGGCCTTCTCGGAGAGCGGGTGGTATCCTCCCGGAGCCCATGAACGGCTGGTGGAAGTGCTGTACGATCCGCGGGATCCCTATTGGTCCGAGGCGGAATGCGCCGGGACGGAGGGCGATCAGAGCAACCTGTACGTGTCTGCCCGGGAGCTCGCGTATTGGGGATATCTTCACCTCCGGTCGGGAAGTATCCGGGGCTGGCCTGAAGTATCCGCAGAGGTCATCCGTACTTCCACCACGCTGCAGAGTCCTTCTCTGCCGGACCCGGAGCATCCGCGCAATGGCTGCTTCTGGTTCATCCAAGACCGGCCTTCCCGCCGGACGGAGCTTGGAGAGCGGGTGCCGCGGGGCTCTTATCAGATTCTGGGGTATACCGGAGCGGCGGTGCTTGTCATTCCTTCCCATCAAGTGGTGGCTGTAAGGATGCTGAACCGGGCGGGCTCCACGCCGGGCTATGATTATTTGGCCGACATCCGGGGGTTCGGCGATACCGTTGCCGGCTGCTTGTAG
- a CDS encoding LacI family DNA-binding transcriptional regulator has translation MKPTIRDVAKLAGVSISTVSRVMNAPDSVVESKRVKVLQAIERLQYQPNAFARGLIYKKSHTLGVLIPDIRNPYYAGVIRGMEDAAKSLGYSIIICNTDRDKERLISYLENCNEKQVDGILFTSETVYPDYYAEIRRFRLPVVLVSTHSLEYELPSVKINDEAAAYDAVSYLIGLGHRRIGMISLPLSDPIAGLPRYQGYMRALREHGLPHEGGQVIYAEHWYDEARSAAGRLFGQHPQTTAVFAASDEFAMGVLSFLHERGIRVPDEVSVVGFDNIRMSEMTIPQLTTMAQPVYELGYKGVEKLHRLIEHGSVTPLREYLPHSLIVRSSAAPGKGTQ, from the coding sequence ATGAAACCAACCATCAGGGATGTAGCGAAATTGGCGGGGGTATCGATCTCTACCGTATCGCGGGTAATGAATGCGCCGGACTCGGTTGTGGAGAGCAAACGGGTGAAGGTGCTGCAGGCCATCGAGAGGCTGCAGTACCAGCCCAATGCCTTCGCACGCGGGCTGATTTACAAGAAGTCGCATACGCTCGGCGTGCTTATTCCCGACATCCGCAACCCTTACTATGCGGGTGTCATCCGGGGAATGGAAGATGCGGCAAAGTCGCTTGGCTACAGCATCATCATCTGCAATACCGACAGGGACAAGGAACGGCTGATTTCTTATCTCGAGAATTGTAACGAGAAGCAGGTCGACGGGATTTTGTTCACCTCCGAAACGGTATATCCGGACTATTACGCTGAGATCCGGCGGTTCCGCCTGCCTGTCGTGCTCGTGTCGACGCATTCTCTGGAATATGAGCTGCCCTCGGTGAAGATCAATGACGAAGCAGCGGCCTATGATGCGGTGTCCTATCTGATCGGTCTCGGTCACCGCCGCATCGGTATGATTTCCCTGCCGCTCAGCGACCCGATCGCGGGGCTGCCGCGTTATCAGGGCTACATGCGTGCGCTGCGGGAACACGGCCTGCCCCATGAGGGGGGCCAGGTCATCTATGCGGAGCATTGGTACGATGAGGCCCGCAGCGCAGCGGGGCGCTTATTCGGGCAGCATCCGCAGACCACGGCGGTTTTCGCCGCATCCGATGAGTTCGCCATGGGGGTGCTGTCGTTTTTGCATGAGCGTGGAATCCGCGTTCCGGATGAAGTGTCGGTAGTCGGGTTTGACAATATCAGAATGTCGGAGATGACCATCCCCCAATTGACTACGATGGCGCAGCCTGTGTACGAGCTGGGATACAAGGGAGTCGAGAAGCTGCACCGGCTGATTGAACACGGGAGTGTTACCCCCCTTCGGGAATATCTTCCGCACAGCCTTATCGTCCGTTCCTCCGCCGCACCCGGGAAGGGGACTCAATAA
- a CDS encoding extracellular solute-binding protein has translation MSKRFRKQSASAVSVLLASSMLMTACGGSTPAEQPAAAPAKTDTAPAKSEPAAAPAAGSTEYDQALAGKFKGTKVTMFGPFTDADQVKFETSIKEFEGKTGIDIQYEGSKEFEATISIRVDGGNAPDIADFPQPGLLGSFAKKGKVIDVNKVMDVNAAEEELQRLLD, from the coding sequence ATGTCCAAACGCTTCCGTAAGCAAAGCGCATCTGCCGTTTCCGTCCTGCTCGCTTCCTCCATGCTCATGACGGCCTGCGGCGGCAGCACTCCAGCCGAACAACCCGCCGCCGCTCCGGCCAAGACGGATACGGCGCCGGCCAAGAGCGAACCCGCCGCTGCACCGGCAGCGGGGAGCACCGAATACGATCAAGCGCTTGCCGGCAAGTTCAAGGGCACGAAGGTCACGATGTTCGGGCCGTTCACGGATGCCGATCAGGTGAAATTCGAGACGAGCATCAAGGAGTTCGAGGGCAAGACAGGCATCGATATCCAGTACGAAGGCTCCAAGGAGTTCGAGGCGACGATCTCCATCCGTGTGGATGGCGGCAACGCGCCGGATATTGCGGACTTCCCGCAGCCGGGCCTGCTCGGATCCTTCGCGAAGAAGGGCAAGGTCATCGATGTCAACAAGGTGATGGACGTAAATGCGGCTGAAGAAGAACTACAACGCCTCCTGGATTGA
- a CDS encoding ABC transporter substrate-binding protein, translating to MRLKKNYNASWIDMATMDGPSGKIMAGVWNRSNVKSLVWYPKKQFDEAGYKVPKTWDEMLELSRQIAKDGDKAWNIGIESGAATGWAATDWIEDIMLRTTTPENYDKWVKGELPFTSPEVKKAVEKMGEIWLDDELVYGGRKSIVTTSFGDAPKSMFTNPAKSWLHRQGNFITSFFPNTAKAGVDYDWFYLPPIDPQYGNPVLVAGDIYAMFNDRPEVRAVLQFFSKGESIKTWVQSGGVIAPMNDASLDWYSTDVDRRMAKLVQEAKTLRFDGSDLMPGSVGAGTFWKGMTDYVSGTVDLDGALKEIQAGWNKK from the coding sequence ATGCGGCTGAAGAAGAACTACAACGCCTCCTGGATTGACATGGCCACGATGGACGGCCCGAGCGGAAAGATCATGGCGGGGGTCTGGAACCGGAGCAACGTGAAGAGTCTGGTGTGGTATCCGAAAAAGCAATTCGACGAAGCGGGCTATAAGGTGCCGAAGACCTGGGACGAAATGCTCGAGCTTTCCCGGCAGATCGCCAAGGACGGCGATAAAGCGTGGAATATCGGCATTGAGAGCGGTGCGGCGACGGGCTGGGCTGCGACCGACTGGATCGAGGACATCATGCTGCGCACGACCACGCCGGAGAACTATGACAAGTGGGTGAAGGGCGAGCTGCCGTTTACGTCTCCCGAAGTCAAGAAGGCCGTTGAGAAGATGGGCGAGATCTGGCTGGATGACGAATTGGTATACGGCGGTCGCAAATCCATTGTCACCACCTCCTTCGGTGATGCGCCGAAGTCGATGTTCACGAACCCGGCGAAGTCCTGGCTCCACCGCCAAGGGAACTTCATCACGAGCTTCTTCCCTAACACGGCCAAGGCCGGCGTGGACTACGACTGGTTCTACCTGCCGCCGATCGATCCGCAGTACGGCAATCCGGTGCTGGTCGCAGGCGATATTTACGCCATGTTCAATGACCGTCCGGAAGTGCGCGCCGTGCTGCAGTTCTTCTCCAAGGGTGAATCGATCAAGACGTGGGTGCAGTCTGGCGGCGTGATCGCGCCGATGAACGATGCCTCGCTGGACTGGTACTCCACCGATGTCGACCGCCGTATGGCGAAGCTCGTGCAGGAAGCGAAGACTCTTCGCTTCGACGGCTCCGACCTGATGCCGGGCTCCGTAGGTGCGGGCACGTTCTGGAAAGGGATGACCGACTACGTCAGCGGGACGGTCGACCTGGACGGCGCATTGAAAGAGATTCAAGCCGGCTGGAACAAGAAGTAA
- a CDS encoding carbohydrate ABC transporter permease, translating into MNPDIPNPPKEPAAGNPPSAPSFGRLLLLTLGVPLLNGAVNYGIFQYFRTAALHPILYALLAVLWGVAGIYLLFLSLNWVVEQYSDRARQKVQPYVFIGPAVALLGWLLLLPTLRTLYLSFLDAGSERFVGLANYAAVFTNRLLLVALRNNLLWVAAGTAACVGLGLLIAILADRSSFERTAKAIVFMPMAISFVAAGVIWKFIYYYQPEQEQIGLLNAVVVYFGGEPMAWTSMLQPWNNLFLIAILVWMQTGFAMVIFSAAIKSIPEDLLEAARVDGAGEVRIFFRIMIPYISSTLLAVTTTIIVFTLKIFDVVMVMTGGQYDTEVVATQFYRQFFMYRNFGYGSTLAIVLLIAVIPVLWFNLRQFRKEGGL; encoded by the coding sequence ATGAACCCCGACATTCCGAATCCGCCGAAGGAGCCGGCAGCCGGGAACCCCCCGTCGGCCCCCTCCTTCGGCAGGCTGCTGCTTCTCACACTCGGGGTCCCGCTGCTCAACGGGGCGGTGAACTACGGGATCTTTCAGTATTTTCGCACAGCCGCCCTGCATCCGATACTGTACGCGCTGCTCGCTGTCCTATGGGGCGTAGCGGGGATTTACCTGCTCTTCCTCTCCTTGAACTGGGTGGTGGAGCAGTACAGTGACCGGGCCCGGCAGAAGGTGCAGCCGTATGTGTTCATCGGCCCGGCTGTGGCGCTGCTCGGCTGGCTCCTCCTGCTGCCGACGCTGAGGACGCTCTACCTAAGCTTCCTTGATGCCGGCTCGGAGCGGTTCGTGGGCCTTGCCAACTATGCGGCGGTGTTCACGAACCGGCTGCTGCTCGTCGCCCTGCGCAACAACCTGCTGTGGGTGGCTGCCGGCACGGCCGCCTGTGTGGGCCTTGGCCTTCTTATCGCGATCCTCGCCGACCGCAGCTCGTTCGAGCGGACGGCGAAGGCGATCGTGTTCATGCCGATGGCGATTTCCTTCGTCGCGGCAGGCGTGATCTGGAAGTTCATCTACTATTACCAGCCGGAGCAGGAACAGATCGGTCTGCTGAACGCCGTTGTCGTGTACTTCGGTGGCGAACCGATGGCGTGGACGTCGATGCTGCAGCCGTGGAACAATCTTTTCCTCATTGCCATCCTGGTTTGGATGCAGACCGGCTTCGCGATGGTGATCTTCTCCGCGGCGATCAAAAGCATCCCGGAGGATCTGCTGGAAGCGGCCCGGGTGGATGGGGCGGGCGAGGTGCGCATTTTCTTCCGCATCATGATCCCTTACATCTCCAGCACGCTGCTGGCGGTGACGACGACGATCATCGTCTTTACACTCAAGATCTTTGACGTCGTCATGGTCATGACCGGGGGACAGTACGACACGGAGGTCGTGGCGACCCAGTTCTACCGGCAGTTCTTCATGTACCGCAACTTCGGGTACGGCTCGACGCTTGCGATCGTACTGCTGATCGCCGTCATCCCGGTGCTCTGGTTTAATCTCAGGCAGTTCCGGAAGGAGGGAGGGTTGTAA
- a CDS encoding carbohydrate ABC transporter permease, giving the protein MAAANQASGRRRRKGAGKGGSRWLINGVLGFLCLLWLIPTVGLLVSSFRPAADILQTGWWKVLPHKDWATAEQITLPKDTDLRGPIEVLGAAYTDEQLRAGVAAGDRRLIWENRRARIVNVQTPSWTMGADFTLDNYKNVLTGKEYVITMGDGSTQTEKGTDLSRAFLNTFTVAVPSTVIPVLIASFAAYGFAWLKFPGRRTLFVVVIALLVVPIQVALIPIMKDFTGLGLNGSFLGIWIAHTGFGLPLATYFMFNYISQLPKDLFESAFMDGASNFTIFTKLVLPLSVPAIASIGIFQFLWVWNDYLVSLIFIGSQPDVQVLSMRIADMVGSRGNDWHLLTAAAFVSMLMPLAVFFGLQKYFVRGLLGGSVKG; this is encoded by the coding sequence ATGGCAGCAGCGAACCAAGCGTCAGGGCGCAGGAGGCGCAAGGGGGCCGGAAAAGGCGGATCCCGATGGCTCATCAACGGCGTACTCGGCTTCCTCTGTCTCCTCTGGCTCATTCCGACCGTCGGTCTGCTCGTCTCTTCCTTCCGGCCTGCCGCGGACATTCTCCAGACCGGATGGTGGAAGGTGCTGCCGCACAAGGACTGGGCTACCGCCGAACAGATTACACTGCCGAAGGATACGGATCTGCGCGGTCCGATTGAAGTGCTCGGTGCCGCCTACACCGACGAGCAGCTCAGGGCCGGCGTGGCGGCCGGAGACCGCCGGCTGATCTGGGAGAACCGGCGCGCGCGTATCGTCAATGTGCAGACGCCTTCCTGGACGATGGGGGCGGATTTTACGCTCGATAACTATAAGAACGTACTTACAGGCAAAGAATATGTGATCACGATGGGAGACGGAAGCACGCAGACCGAGAAGGGCACCGATCTCAGCCGGGCTTTCCTGAACACCTTCACCGTAGCGGTGCCTTCCACGGTTATTCCGGTGCTTATCGCCTCCTTCGCCGCTTACGGCTTCGCGTGGCTGAAGTTCCCCGGAAGACGCACGCTGTTCGTCGTCGTGATCGCCCTGCTCGTGGTACCGATCCAGGTCGCTCTGATCCCGATCATGAAGGACTTTACGGGCCTCGGACTGAACGGCAGCTTCCTCGGGATCTGGATCGCGCATACGGGCTTCGGCCTGCCGCTGGCCACCTACTTCATGTTCAACTACATCTCCCAGCTTCCGAAGGATCTCTTCGAATCGGCGTTCATGGACGGCGCATCGAACTTCACCATCTTCACGAAGCTGGTGCTTCCGCTCTCGGTGCCGGCGATTGCCTCGATCGGGATCTTCCAGTTCCTGTGGGTATGGAACGATTATCTCGTCTCCCTGATCTTCATCGGTTCACAGCCGGATGTGCAGGTGCTCTCCATGCGGATCGCCGACATGGTCGGCTCCAGAGGCAATGACTGGCATCTGCTCACCGCCGCCGCTTTCGTCTCCATGCTCATGCCGCTGGCCGTTTTCTTCGGTCTGCAGAAGTATTTTGTACGCGGGCTGCTTGGAGGCTCGGTCAAGGGCTGA